Part of the Vallitalea okinawensis genome, CTTAAGTTCTGAAGACTTGGCTACTAATTCTCCGTCTATATATAATTGTAACCCTTGCCCCTTCTTATAATGATCACCTTTTTTGTCATATAAAATTGTTATAACACGTCCATGATAAAGTACATTATCTAAGCTAAAGTAGTCCCATGTATCTTCTGGTACTAATGGATTTACCTCAATCCTGTTATCATGGTGAGGTTTTAAACCAACTAGACCATTAATAATCAGGTCGCAATAAGAGGAGTGATTATAATCTTTTGCCCTTTCCTGTCCACCTTTATTATCAGGCCAGCCTCTCTTTTCTAGTATTGACCTTGCTAACCATTCACCAGTATAAGGATCTAGATTCTCATCAATCCAAGAGACAGTTTCTCCATTATTTTTCTTTCTTTTATGGCACTTCGTATAGATTTTCAATAGCTTAAAATAATCGTTTTTATTGACATAAGTACACTGATGATGATTTAATAAGTTAGCTAATCCACCAATCACAAATGAAGTTAAAAAAGGCCAAGAAGGTCCATTCCACAGACACTGATGCTTAGCTTCAAACATAAAACGTGGATGTCTCTGTTCTGCAGTAGTCGGTCCATAGGGAGCATAGAACCCTTTTGAGTCTATCAATTGTTTCCAAGCAACATCATATTTCTCATCAAGCACTTCAAAATACCAAGGAATATAGCCATGTAACTCACGAACATTATGTTCCTCATTAATACTATTGAAAGACCAGCCTTCTATCTTTTCATCTTTTGAGTCTAGAGGGAATACTTTGAAAAATTCATCCCTGGAATCCCATAATTTCTCTTCGATAGATTGCTTAATAGCTAATGCCTTTTCTCGAAATTCATCTGCTATTCCTTGATAATTTACTATTTCAGCCACATTCACAATAGCC contains:
- a CDS encoding MGH1-like glycoside hydrolase domain-containing protein gives rise to the protein MILNLEMFKDYITLFNKNDEENVIQHINNDSAFRWLEENIPLLECPDKEIEEAYYFRWWVFRKHIKQTEDGFVITEFHPDVPWAGKYNTIVCPAGHHFYEGRWLHDSTYLSDYARFWFAKGGDLRSYSTWLSDSVWKQCLVSGDFSLAEELLPQFIQNYYEWEKSHLHSSGLFWSIDDRDGGEFSISGNGLRPTLNSYMFADAMAIVNVAEIVNYQGIADEFREKALAIKQSIEEKLWDSRDEFFKVFPLDSKDEKIEGWSFNSINEEHNVRELHGYIPWYFEVLDEKYDVAWKQLIDSKGFYAPYGPTTAEQRHPRFMFEAKHQCLWNGPSWPFLTSFVIGGLANLLNHHQCTYVNKNDYFKLLKIYTKCHKRKKNNGETVSWIDENLDPYTGEWLARSILEKRGWPDNKGGQERAKDYNHSSYCDLIINGLVGLKPHHDNRIEVNPLVPEDTWDYFSLDNVLYHGRVITILYDKKGDHYKKGQGLQLYIDGELVAKSSELKRLICRI